Proteins encoded by one window of Moorella humiferrea:
- a CDS encoding Mu transposase domain-containing protein: MDFVLRQNCLRYTREHRVPGSTRTIAEVWEEEKKVLLPLPPKEFGCYRQVEVRADSYSRVRFETTTYSVPQSYARQQLVLKAYVDKIEVWARKELIATHPRSYGKGEEHLDPRHYLKALERKPRALGYARPLKNGTLPPVYSRVLAELAPRRKEGLQEFQRILGLEPLFGLDLLTRALEATYQQDLPRTCLVVREVAASIARTGSPPLNLDIIPLPASGGSTLQQFDALVAGR; the protein is encoded by the coding sequence TTGGACTTTGTTCTCCGGCAAAACTGCCTGCGCTATACAAGGGAACACCGGGTTCCCGGCAGTACCAGAACTATCGCTGAAGTATGGGAAGAGGAAAAGAAGGTCCTGCTCCCCCTGCCACCTAAAGAGTTTGGCTGTTACCGCCAGGTGGAAGTGCGGGCCGACTCCTATAGCCGGGTAAGGTTTGAAACTACCACCTATTCCGTCCCCCAATCCTATGCCCGACAGCAGCTCGTCCTTAAGGCTTACGTCGATAAAATTGAGGTCTGGGCTAGGAAGGAGCTGATTGCCACCCACCCCAGGTCCTATGGCAAAGGGGAAGAGCACCTGGACCCTCGCCATTACCTTAAGGCTTTAGAACGCAAGCCGCGGGCTCTTGGCTATGCCAGGCCCCTTAAAAATGGAACTCTTCCGCCGGTATACTCGCGGGTTCTGGCCGAACTGGCCCCCCGGCGCAAAGAAGGCCTGCAGGAATTCCAGCGTATCCTGGGCCTGGAACCCCTTTTCGGCCTGGACCTCCTGACCAGGGCCCTGGAGGCAACTTACCAGCAGGACCTGCCCCGGACCTGCCTTGTGGTCCGGGAAGTGGCGGCATCTATTGCCCGGACAGGTTCGCCCCCGCTAAATTTGGATATTATCCCTTTGCCGGCCTCCGGGGGCAGTACCTTGCAACAATTTGACGCTCTGGTGGCCGGGAGGTGA
- a CDS encoding IS607 family transposase: protein MRKAAEILGVHPITLRRWEKEGKIRCVRTPSGQRRFPRSEVLRLLGGEAPSGTRAVIYARVSSAKQAGAGNLERQKKRLEEYCRDKGYRVVAAIAEQGSGLNEKRKGLARLFRMAREGKMDLVVIEFKDRLARFGFTYIERYFNAFGVRIEIVNGEESKSLQEELVQDMLSILTVFSAKLYGSRSREFRKKVKEAMLDASKGEQAD from the coding sequence TTGCGCAAAGCCGCTGAAATACTGGGCGTCCACCCCATCACCCTACGCCGCTGGGAAAAGGAAGGCAAGATCCGGTGCGTTCGCACGCCTTCAGGTCAGAGGCGTTTTCCCAGGAGCGAGGTTCTGCGCCTTCTCGGCGGAGAAGCCCCTTCAGGCACGCGAGCAGTTATTTATGCCCGCGTGTCCAGCGCCAAGCAGGCCGGAGCCGGTAACCTGGAGCGGCAGAAAAAACGTCTGGAAGAATACTGCCGGGATAAGGGCTATCGAGTAGTGGCCGCCATAGCGGAGCAGGGGTCCGGGCTGAACGAGAAACGCAAAGGGCTGGCCCGGCTTTTCCGCATGGCCCGGGAAGGCAAGATGGACCTGGTGGTAATCGAGTTCAAGGATCGGCTGGCCCGGTTCGGGTTCACCTATATCGAGCGCTATTTTAACGCCTTCGGCGTGAGAATAGAAATAGTGAACGGGGAAGAGTCGAAATCCCTTCAGGAAGAGCTGGTACAGGACATGCTTTCCATCCTGACCGTTTTTTCCGCCAAGCTTTATGGTTCGCGGAGCAGAGAATTCCGCAAAAAAGTAAAGGAGGCCATGCTCGATGCGTCCAAGGGCGAGCAAGCCGATTGA
- a CDS encoding transposase produces MRPRASKPIDMITVPGRIYPDAIAREELVSFMGRFQAAKRSAYQALRRGEEAGEIVKALYEKFFPNARWCQWAVEDAKSTIESQQELVKMYVSDLKAKIEKSEEKLERARDRLHRQGIHTRLNKLRAKLAYWEGFLERGEVPPAVFGGKKNLLLLQEGKLSKEKWRELRSNSFYSVGQANMKGLEGQHGNANTEIVYHDLTGAFHLNVYIPPEPENKTGRRRKEEEWITVPLEIPARYRDLLILRLLKGEAYTVRVVRKDGRFECLISFPLGDTASVDKNSVMAGIDLNPEVAAVTVVSPDGNFKASHCFWCPELVHVSHEKREWLAGNLVKEIAAWLKDIGVKQVALEELSFAQDHDTNRYFNRITHNFCKKLLFNRIVVALRKRGIAVFTVPAKFTSLIGYFKYSRVYGLSTHQAAALVIARRALGFTEKIPKEILKMLAPGEGWQHFKLWGRLFGLFKAARKRAIRKDCLFRRWNPEDWLSFMFNSS; encoded by the coding sequence ATGCGTCCAAGGGCGAGCAAGCCGATTGACATGATAACCGTGCCGGGAAGAATATACCCCGACGCCATCGCCCGGGAGGAACTGGTCTCCTTTATGGGCCGTTTTCAAGCGGCCAAGCGTTCCGCCTACCAGGCCTTGAGGCGCGGGGAGGAAGCCGGGGAAATTGTCAAAGCCCTCTACGAAAAGTTTTTTCCCAACGCCCGCTGGTGCCAGTGGGCGGTGGAAGACGCGAAGAGCACTATAGAGAGCCAGCAAGAGCTGGTGAAGATGTATGTCTCCGACCTGAAAGCTAAAATAGAGAAATCCGAGGAAAAACTAGAACGCGCCAGGGACCGGCTTCACCGTCAGGGTATCCACACCCGGCTGAATAAGCTCCGGGCCAAACTGGCCTATTGGGAGGGCTTCCTGGAAAGGGGCGAGGTGCCGCCCGCCGTGTTCGGGGGCAAGAAAAACCTGCTTCTCCTACAGGAAGGCAAGCTTTCTAAAGAAAAATGGCGTGAGCTGCGGTCCAATTCCTTTTACTCCGTGGGCCAGGCCAACATGAAAGGGCTGGAAGGGCAGCACGGCAACGCCAACACGGAAATCGTCTATCACGATTTAACCGGCGCCTTTCACCTCAACGTCTACATACCGCCGGAGCCGGAAAACAAGACGGGCCGCAGGAGAAAGGAAGAAGAATGGATCACGGTGCCGCTGGAAATCCCCGCCCGCTACCGGGACCTTCTCATCTTGCGTCTCCTCAAGGGAGAAGCCTACACGGTGCGGGTAGTGCGGAAAGACGGCAGGTTCGAATGCCTCATTTCCTTCCCCCTGGGGGACACCGCGTCCGTGGACAAGAATTCTGTCATGGCGGGAATAGACCTGAACCCCGAAGTGGCGGCCGTGACGGTAGTTTCGCCTGACGGCAACTTCAAGGCCTCCCACTGCTTCTGGTGCCCGGAGCTGGTCCACGTTTCCCACGAAAAACGGGAATGGCTTGCCGGCAACCTGGTTAAAGAAATAGCCGCCTGGCTGAAAGATATAGGCGTAAAGCAGGTCGCCCTGGAGGAGTTGTCCTTTGCTCAGGACCACGACACCAACCGGTATTTCAACCGCATAACCCACAACTTTTGCAAAAAGCTCCTGTTTAACCGGATTGTCGTGGCCTTGAGGAAGAGGGGTATCGCGGTCTTTACCGTACCCGCTAAGTTCACTTCGCTTATCGGGTATTTCAAATACTCGCGGGTTTATGGCCTTTCCACCCACCAGGCCGCTGCTCTGGTGATCGCCAGGAGGGCTTTAGGCTTTACCGAGAAGATCCCCAAAGAGATCTTGAAAATGCTGGCACCAGGGGAAGGATGGCAGCATTTCAAGTTGTGGGGCAGGCTCTTCGGGCTGTTCAAGGCGGCCAGAAAGAGGGCGATAAGGAAAGACTGCCTCTTCCGGCGGTGGAACCCTGAAGACTGGCTGTCTTTTATGTTCAATTCATCTTGA
- a CDS encoding DNA methyltransferase — MAVVFTRGRHMPTYGDCLKEPLFKYDFPNRCDGRDLLAAVKDGSVPCVFFDPQYRGVLDKLAYGNEGESRGVKRSLLPQMDEDTIKNFIAEIGRVLIPSGHLFLWVDKFHLCEGITGWLPANLQVVDMIVWDKQKMGMGYRSRRQSEYLVVIQKKPLRAKGVWAVHNIPDVWQEKPAPNDHAHSKPVKLQARLIEAVTNPGDVVVDPAAGSYSVWKAANLVGRKFLGGDLVYGAD; from the coding sequence ATGGCGGTGGTCTTCACCAGGGGCAGACATATGCCGACCTACGGGGACTGTCTAAAAGAACCGCTTTTTAAATATGATTTCCCCAACCGTTGCGACGGACGCGACCTCCTGGCCGCTGTAAAAGATGGTTCCGTGCCCTGCGTCTTTTTCGACCCCCAATATCGGGGCGTTTTAGACAAGCTAGCCTATGGAAATGAAGGTGAAAGCCGCGGCGTCAAACGCTCCCTTTTACCCCAGATGGACGAGGATACCATAAAAAATTTTATAGCAGAAATAGGGCGGGTGCTGATCCCCTCCGGCCATCTTTTCTTATGGGTCGACAAATTTCATTTGTGCGAAGGGATCACGGGATGGTTGCCGGCAAATTTGCAAGTAGTAGATATGATCGTCTGGGATAAACAAAAAATGGGGATGGGTTACCGCAGTCGCCGGCAGAGCGAATATTTGGTGGTTATTCAAAAAAAGCCCCTCAGGGCCAAAGGAGTGTGGGCGGTACATAATATCCCGGACGTGTGGCAAGAAAAACCCGCACCAAACGACCACGCCCATTCTAAACCGGTAAAACTTCAAGCCAGGCTCATTGAAGCCGTAACCAATCCCGGAGATGTGGTCGTTGACCCGGCGGCGGGCAGCTATTCTGTGTGGAAGGCCGCTAACCTTGTGGGACGGAAGTTCTTAGGAGGGGATTTAGTGTACGGTGCCGACTGA
- a CDS encoding potassium channel family protein produces MKKIIIVGGGKVGYQVAKQCKSFGYEVILVEQEQVKAEKIKEELALPVIVGDGTKPQVLKKAGAENADIVIAITDDDQDNLVICQLAERQFKAKRTLALVNNPGNEKLFRWLGVNQVIGPASLVMDLIQERVDMDATTALWMQGIKDLKMVQFRLEPEAPVCGRKIKEIPFPNECILVTIVRGETAIVPCGNTILEEGDLVFALTNPEVQRELEFILAGKNENA; encoded by the coding sequence ATGAAGAAAATTATTATCGTCGGTGGCGGTAAGGTGGGTTATCAGGTAGCCAAACAGTGTAAATCTTTTGGTTATGAAGTAATTCTAGTCGAGCAAGAACAGGTGAAGGCAGAGAAGATAAAAGAGGAGCTAGCTCTTCCGGTCATAGTGGGTGACGGTACTAAGCCCCAGGTCCTTAAAAAAGCCGGTGCCGAAAACGCCGATATAGTAATTGCTATTACCGATGACGATCAAGATAATCTAGTAATATGTCAGCTGGCCGAACGCCAATTTAAAGCCAAACGCACCCTGGCTCTGGTAAACAATCCCGGTAATGAAAAACTTTTTCGCTGGCTTGGAGTAAATCAGGTTATTGGTCCGGCCTCCCTTGTTATGGATTTAATTCAGGAAAGGGTGGATATGGACGCCACTACGGCCCTGTGGATGCAGGGAATTAAAGATTTAAAAATGGTACAATTTAGGTTGGAACCTGAGGCGCCGGTGTGCGGGCGGAAAATAAAGGAGATACCTTTTCCCAACGAATGCATCCTGGTGACCATCGTTCGGGGTGAGACGGCAATAGTGCCCTGCGGCAATACTATCCTGGAGGAGGGCGACCTGGTATTTGCCCTTACAAATCCAGAAGTTCAGCGGGAGCTGGAGTTTATCCTGGCGGGAAAAAATGAAAACGCTTGA
- a CDS encoding M24 family metallopeptidase, with product MDKNEYRQRISHFQDALQARELDGAIIFQAVDLYYLSGTAQSCHLFIPSQGEPLLLAFRDFNRARTEAAVNNVLPLRSFREIPSLLAAAGLQEPKHLGLAMDVISLNLFRRYEEIFPGCQWVDISGILRTQRMIKSEAELAALRYAAEKHAAVFRYIGDIIQPGMTELEIAAAFEAFARRLGHQGTKRFRGQEQGMIPGIVAAGVNATLTSCYDLPLAGNGLTPLYPMGPSQRRWEKGEPLLIDYAGVYGDYTVDQTRVYLDSEVEPQMHKAQEVAKEIAAKVAERARPGVTAGELYDFAVKMAEKAGLGEYFMGYGRQVSYIGHGTGLELNEWPVIAKGNKTALAEGMVFALEPKFVFPGRGSVGIEDTYVVTEKGAVSLTF from the coding sequence ATGGACAAGAACGAATACAGGCAGCGCATCAGCCATTTTCAGGATGCTTTGCAGGCCCGGGAACTGGATGGCGCCATCATATTTCAGGCCGTGGATTTATATTATCTAAGCGGTACCGCCCAGAGCTGTCACCTCTTCATTCCTTCCCAGGGAGAACCGCTTCTTTTGGCTTTCCGTGACTTCAACAGGGCCCGGACCGAAGCTGCCGTAAATAACGTCCTTCCTTTACGGAGCTTTCGCGAGATACCGTCCCTTTTGGCCGCAGCCGGATTGCAGGAGCCCAAACATTTGGGTCTGGCCATGGATGTAATTTCTTTAAATCTTTTCCGGCGCTATGAAGAAATTTTTCCCGGTTGCCAGTGGGTGGACATAAGCGGGATATTGCGCACCCAGCGCATGATTAAATCTGAGGCGGAGCTGGCGGCCCTGCGCTATGCTGCTGAAAAACACGCCGCAGTCTTCCGTTACATAGGCGATATCATTCAACCGGGGATGACGGAACTGGAAATAGCCGCCGCCTTTGAAGCCTTTGCCCGCCGCCTCGGCCACCAGGGGACAAAACGCTTCCGGGGTCAGGAGCAGGGCATGATACCCGGCATCGTTGCCGCCGGCGTCAATGCCACCCTGACTTCCTGCTATGATCTACCCCTGGCTGGCAACGGCCTTACTCCCCTTTATCCCATGGGCCCCAGCCAGCGCCGCTGGGAAAAAGGCGAACCTTTGCTCATTGACTATGCCGGGGTTTACGGCGATTATACCGTAGATCAAACGCGCGTTTATCTGGATAGCGAAGTAGAACCGCAGATGCATAAGGCCCAGGAAGTGGCAAAGGAGATCGCCGCCAAAGTTGCGGAAAGGGCCAGACCTGGGGTAACTGCCGGGGAGCTTTACGACTTCGCCGTTAAAATGGCAGAGAAGGCCGGGTTGGGTGAATATTTTATGGGCTACGGCCGCCAGGTTTCCTACATCGGTCACGGCACCGGATTGGAATTGAACGAATGGCCGGTCATTGCCAAGGGAAATAAAACCGCTCTGGCGGAGGGTATGGTCTTTGCCCTGGAACCCAAATTCGTCTTTCCCGGCCGGGGCAGCGTAGGGATAGAGGACACTTACGTAGTTACGGAAAAAGGAGCGGTAAGCCTGACCTTCTAG
- a CDS encoding SPL family radical SAM protein, whose product MFKLYETTCSSALNRSRIPGIDYCLNPYTGCSHGCVYCYAACMARFRGRDERWGSFVEVKTNFLEVLAGQLRRPKGGRVMLSSVTDAYQVIERKYRLTRRCLELLSRSNLAVSILTKSDIIVEDLDLLRAMPAVSVGFTITTLDDGLARQLEPGAPPPSRRLAALKKLASSGIKTWVFVAPVIPGLNDAPEELATLARKALGAGAREVEFDPMNFYPAAVAGVKKTIARYRPQGLAAFAGACSDPVAYRQKLYRIRHFICGKKNI is encoded by the coding sequence ATGTTTAAATTATACGAAACTACCTGCAGCAGCGCCCTCAATCGTTCCCGTATACCGGGTATAGATTACTGCCTGAACCCCTATACGGGGTGCAGCCATGGCTGCGTCTACTGTTATGCCGCCTGTATGGCGCGTTTCCGGGGTCGTGATGAACGGTGGGGCTCATTTGTCGAGGTTAAGACCAACTTCCTCGAAGTGCTCGCCGGCCAGCTGCGGCGTCCTAAAGGGGGCAGGGTAATGCTTTCCAGCGTTACCGATGCCTATCAAGTTATTGAAAGAAAATATAGATTGACCCGCCGGTGCCTGGAATTATTGTCCCGGAGCAATCTGGCGGTATCTATACTTACCAAGTCGGACATTATCGTTGAAGATCTGGACCTACTGCGGGCCATGCCTGCCGTGTCAGTAGGTTTTACCATTACCACGTTAGATGACGGACTGGCACGGCAGCTGGAACCCGGCGCTCCGCCTCCCTCCCGCCGCCTGGCGGCCCTGAAAAAACTGGCTTCCTCCGGTATAAAGACGTGGGTTTTTGTCGCCCCCGTAATACCCGGCTTAAACGACGCGCCCGAAGAACTTGCTACCCTTGCCCGAAAGGCTTTAGGGGCGGGAGCGCGGGAAGTAGAATTCGATCCCATGAATTTTTATCCAGCGGCGGTGGCCGGTGTTAAAAAAACGATAGCCAGATACCGACCCCAGGGGTTGGCGGCTTTTGCCGGAGCCTGCAGCGACCCCGTCGCCTACAGACAGAAACTTTACCGCATCAGGCACTTTATCTGCGGCAAGAAAAATATTTGA
- the speB gene encoding agmatinase, with protein MKYKFNQTGKFLGSGGEYKSAHTVLAGLPFDATTSFRPGARWGPQAVRNVSEVLEEYSPRLNRDLSEVSFYDAGDLDLVPGRVEVNLERMEAAAAALFQDGKLPLFLGGEHLISYPLIRAARRHYPDLAVLHFDAHADLREEYLGERLSHATVMRLVAEEIGPGNLYQFGIRSGTWGEFAYGQEETNFFMDVITQPLARLVPEFGSRPLYVSIDIDVVDPAFAPGTGTPEPGGCTPREILEAIYLLSRARVVAFDLVEVCPAFDQANITAALAAKILREAILAWSR; from the coding sequence TTGAAGTATAAATTTAACCAAACAGGGAAATTTCTGGGGAGCGGCGGCGAGTATAAAAGTGCCCACACCGTGCTGGCGGGCCTGCCCTTTGATGCCACCACCAGTTTTCGCCCGGGCGCTCGTTGGGGGCCCCAGGCCGTCCGCAACGTGTCCGAGGTCTTAGAAGAATACAGCCCGAGGCTCAATCGCGATCTTAGCGAGGTCTCCTTTTACGATGCCGGCGATCTCGATCTGGTACCCGGTAGGGTAGAGGTCAACCTTGAGCGCATGGAGGCAGCGGCCGCCGCCTTATTCCAGGACGGCAAGCTGCCTCTATTCCTCGGGGGCGAGCACCTAATAAGCTATCCCCTCATCCGGGCGGCTCGCCGGCACTACCCCGACCTGGCCGTCCTTCATTTCGACGCCCATGCCGATCTGAGGGAAGAATACCTCGGTGAGAGGTTATCCCACGCCACCGTCATGCGCCTGGTGGCCGAAGAAATCGGTCCGGGGAACCTGTACCAGTTTGGCATTCGTTCCGGCACCTGGGGGGAATTCGCCTACGGTCAGGAAGAAACAAATTTTTTTATGGATGTTATCACCCAGCCCCTGGCCAGGTTGGTACCGGAATTTGGCAGCCGCCCCCTTTACGTCAGCATAGACATCGATGTGGTTGACCCAGCCTTTGCTCCCGGCACCGGTACTCCGGAACCTGGAGGGTGTACGCCCAGGGAGATTTTAGAGGCGATTTATCTCCTCAGCCGGGCCAGGGTAGTGGCCTTCGATTTGGTGGAGGTCTGTCCGGCCTTCGATCAAGCCAATATCACCGCCGCTCTGGCGGCCAAGATCCTTCGCGAAGCCATCCTCGCCTGGAGCCGTTAG
- the speE gene encoding polyamine aminopropyltransferase — protein MQGIWFSELQTPGLGLSIKLKRTLHHEKTPYQELAVVDTEAYGRMLLLDNIIQTTVGDEFFYHEMIAHVPLNTHPHPRTALVIGGGDGGVIREIIKHPSIEKAVLVEIDARVVANAREYLPEIACGLDDARVEIRFEDGIEHVRQMENTYDVIIVDSTDPIGPAVGLFSTEFYRNVYRALKPDGLFVAQTESPLFNARLIRRIQRDLAEIFPIARLYLTTVPTYPGGIWSFSMGSKEYDPLEVDWRKVPQLATRFYTPAVHQAAFALPPFVQDILNKKDDDEFEV, from the coding sequence ATGCAAGGCATATGGTTTTCGGAACTGCAGACCCCAGGATTAGGCCTTTCTATTAAATTAAAAAGGACGTTACATCATGAAAAAACGCCCTACCAGGAACTGGCGGTTGTCGACACCGAGGCATACGGACGTATGCTCCTTTTAGACAACATAATCCAGACGACGGTAGGGGATGAATTTTTTTATCATGAGATGATCGCCCACGTACCCCTTAACACCCATCCCCATCCCCGAACGGCTCTGGTAATCGGAGGCGGCGACGGTGGCGTAATCCGGGAGATTATTAAACATCCCAGCATTGAGAAAGCGGTTCTGGTGGAAATTGACGCCCGGGTGGTGGCCAACGCCCGGGAATACCTGCCGGAGATCGCCTGCGGCCTTGACGATGCCCGGGTGGAAATCCGTTTTGAAGACGGCATCGAGCATGTCCGCCAGATGGAAAATACCTATGATGTAATAATCGTCGACTCCACCGATCCTATAGGCCCGGCGGTGGGGCTCTTCAGCACCGAGTTTTACCGCAATGTGTACCGTGCGTTAAAACCCGATGGCCTTTTTGTTGCCCAGACGGAATCCCCCCTCTTCAACGCCAGGCTTATCCGGCGTATCCAGCGGGATCTGGCTGAAATTTTCCCCATTGCGCGCCTGTACCTGACTACGGTTCCTACCTATCCGGGCGGTATCTGGAGCTTCAGCATGGGTAGCAAGGAATATGATCCCCTGGAGGTGGACTGGAGAAAGGTGCCCCAGCTGGCCACCAGGTTTTACACGCCGGCCGTCCATCAGGCGGCCTTTGCCCTGCCGCCCTTCGTCCAGGACATTTTAAACAAAAAGGACGATGACGAATTTGAAGTATAA
- a CDS encoding Na/Pi cotransporter family protein, giving the protein MFFTMITMLAGGLALFLYGMHLISSGLQKAAARQVQHLLGTVTKNRFFGMLAGLVVTIFLQTSAVTTVLLVGFVSAGLMSLGQALGVILGAAIGSTLTAQLIALRLGDYALWAVVIGLIPYLFARRLRWRYLGQAILGFGLIFYGAAMMGTAVTPLNTFIGFKRLLTALGDHPWLMMLGSTLFTGIVQGSAAPVVLAMTLAAQGSLSLNAALAMVLGANLGTTATALISSIALSREAKRVALAHFFFKGVGVLLFLPLLGLYGTLCRFTSPDIAHQVANGHTLFNVINMIIFLPFTPAVGRLMVRILPDVPGEEKVAKYLDAEVLEIPELALAGATRELLRMAAIIREEMFPRVMQPLAEREVELLEKLRGLDNILDYLYRAVARYLAQLNQGNLTEDQLIAQTRLLYIANDLEHIGDVVVEMAHQWRKIEAGGIEFSPAGQIELQEMFNKVKENFDTAIKAFADNDEVLAAGVIRGHPEILRLEKTLRYSHFQRLQQENRLSLETTSMHMDLINQLLRLNFHSVSIAQAVLGII; this is encoded by the coding sequence ATGTTTTTTACCATGATCACCATGCTGGCCGGCGGTTTGGCCCTCTTCCTTTACGGCATGCATCTTATCAGCAGCGGCCTGCAGAAGGCGGCGGCCCGCCAGGTGCAGCACCTTCTGGGGACGGTTACTAAAAACCGCTTTTTCGGTATGCTGGCCGGACTTGTAGTGACCATTTTCCTCCAGACAAGCGCCGTTACCACCGTCCTTTTAGTAGGTTTTGTCAGCGCCGGCCTCATGAGTCTGGGTCAGGCCCTGGGGGTTATTTTAGGGGCGGCCATCGGCTCAACCCTGACGGCCCAGCTTATCGCCCTGCGCCTCGGCGATTATGCCCTGTGGGCCGTAGTGATCGGCCTTATCCCCTACCTTTTTGCCAGACGTCTACGATGGCGTTACCTGGGACAGGCCATTCTGGGTTTTGGCCTTATTTTTTACGGGGCGGCAATGATGGGCACAGCCGTAACACCTTTAAATACTTTTATCGGTTTTAAAAGGTTGCTGACCGCTCTGGGCGACCATCCGTGGCTGATGATGCTGGGTTCCACCCTTTTCACAGGAATAGTGCAGGGTAGTGCGGCACCGGTAGTTTTGGCCATGACCCTGGCCGCCCAGGGCAGTCTGTCCTTAAATGCGGCCCTGGCCATGGTCCTTGGCGCCAACCTCGGTACTACCGCCACCGCCCTCATCTCCAGTATCGCCCTTTCCCGCGAGGCTAAGAGGGTCGCCCTTGCCCACTTCTTTTTTAAAGGGGTGGGCGTACTCTTATTTTTGCCTTTACTGGGATTATATGGAACATTATGCCGGTTTACTTCACCTGATATAGCCCATCAGGTAGCCAACGGCCACACCCTTTTTAACGTTATTAACATGATAATCTTTCTCCCCTTCACCCCAGCGGTAGGTCGCTTGATGGTAAGGATACTACCTGATGTGCCGGGGGAAGAGAAGGTGGCTAAATACTTGGATGCCGAGGTGCTGGAAATTCCCGAGCTGGCCCTGGCCGGCGCAACCAGGGAGCTTTTACGCATGGCCGCCATCATCAGGGAAGAGATGTTTCCCAGGGTGATGCAACCCCTGGCCGAGCGGGAGGTTGAGCTGTTGGAAAAGCTGCGCGGTCTGGATAACATCCTTGACTACCTGTACCGCGCGGTGGCCAGGTATCTTGCCCAATTAAATCAAGGGAATCTAACTGAAGATCAATTGATCGCCCAGACCAGGCTCCTATATATAGCCAACGACCTGGAACATATAGGGGACGTGGTAGTGGAAATGGCCCACCAGTGGCGCAAGATAGAGGCCGGAGGAATAGAGTTCTCGCCGGCGGGACAGATTGAGCTTCAAGAGATGTTTAACAAGGTTAAGGAGAATTTTGATACGGCCATCAAGGCCTTTGCCGACAACGACGAGGTACTGGCGGCAGGAGTCATTAGGGGCCACCCCGAGATACTGCGCCTGGAGAAGACTTTGCGTTACTCCCATTTTCAACGCCTGCAGCAAGAAAACCGCCTCAGCCTGGAAACCACATCTATGCATATGGACCTCATAAACCAGCTTTTGCGCCTGAACTTCCACAGCGTCAGCATAGCCCAGGCGGTGTTGGGAATTATTTAG
- the phoU gene encoding phosphate signaling complex protein PhoU has product MKRPLNAYDRALIGLQDKILQLGEYVADQVDKALAALKAQDPDLARQVVEGDNFADDLDYNIEMAALDLISLQQPGGEDLRTLATVMRVGKELERVGDYAVNIAEIAERLASLGPYFKPLVDIPRMSDLARAMLRKSLQALLNRDMEAAREIVKADDAVDRLFEELYNELVGFMKKGAEYVDQASYLALVARYLERIADHAVNIAEMVVYRETGQRRAFKDYQGPQKIVSPGWK; this is encoded by the coding sequence ATGAAGCGTCCCCTTAACGCATACGATCGGGCGTTGATAGGCCTGCAGGATAAAATCTTGCAATTGGGAGAATACGTTGCCGATCAGGTTGATAAAGCCCTGGCCGCCCTTAAAGCCCAGGATCCGGACCTTGCTCGCCAGGTGGTGGAGGGTGACAATTTTGCCGACGATCTGGATTATAACATTGAAATGGCGGCCCTGGACCTGATTTCCCTGCAGCAGCCGGGAGGAGAAGATCTTAGGACCTTGGCTACTGTTATGCGGGTCGGCAAGGAACTGGAGCGTGTGGGTGATTATGCCGTAAATATTGCCGAGATTGCCGAGCGCCTCGCCTCCCTGGGACCGTATTTCAAGCCCCTGGTAGATATACCCCGCATGAGCGATCTGGCCAGGGCGATGCTGAGGAAAAGTTTGCAGGCCCTGCTAAATCGAGATATGGAAGCGGCCAGGGAAATAGTCAAAGCCGACGACGCCGTCGATCGCCTCTTTGAAGAGCTCTATAACGAGCTGGTCGGCTTCATGAAGAAAGGGGCGGAATATGTAGATCAGGCCAGTTATTTAGCCCTGGTGGCCCGTTATTTGGAACGCATCGCTGACCATGCCGTCAACATCGCCGAAATGGTTGTTTATCGGGAAACCGGCCAGCGGCGGGCCTTCAAAGACTACCAGGGGCCGCAAAAAATTGTATCTCCGGGATGGAAATAA